ACAATGtctcttcaaatttttaattataacaatgttcctctcaaattatcaaaaattgtcaatgtttctcccaatgacgaaactacccttaataaaataaaaacaaaaaataataaaacttttagaaaataaaataaaactaattaaaaaaaatccaaagggtagaaaattaaaaattaaaaaatttcgatttttttttgttataaaattttcgttttttattttgttttataaattttttaaaaataaaattttcagtttaaaaaatatatatattcgttttttttaaaacaatattcttataaaaaaacttaaaaattttcgtttaaaaactaatttaaaaataaaataaaataaaattgttcttttgaaattaaatttttttgtttttttttttaattttaatttttttaaaaatttataagggtatttttgtcttattaagaaatatataagggcattttgatctttttgttagtcttgAGGGGATATTAGCAATGTTTTAATAGTTTagagggggacattgtcacaattaaaagtttggggacattgtcaattgggtagtaGTTTAAAGAGGTTATGTGAACTTTactcaaaatttaatttgttggtaAGCCTATAGTTTAATAGTATTTTAAATTTACCAAGAAACATTCAAGGAATGATGTATCGTGAATATAACatttgtaggaaaaaaaaatttgatttttttttttttaaaagaaaaacaaatatatatattatagctTATACCTAACAACTATCATATGATAGATGATTGTTGGCACAAGTTTGTAGAGTTTTTAATCAGGCCCATTAGAATATACTTTGGGCCCAATGAGTAGACTTGTGTTGATTCATGGTGCTATGGGTAATAAAATGGGTCATTTTCAAGCAGCCCGGTGGACATGTTTTGGGCTCAAACCCACTTAACATTGGTTCTCTTGGTGCTTTCCCCTTCTTTTCTCATAAACACAGCTGATTGCCTATGCATATTTTGGCGAGTAATGCTGGACATTCATTCTTGTGTTTTTTCGTATTctttaaaattgatataacttttaaaattgttattgaatttgtaataaatcattattgaattttgatcaaataataattttaaaagttatatcaattTTTGAGAGACATGGAAATGATGTTTAGCATTACTCCATTTCGGTGATCTTTTTACTTGCCCTCTAGGCTTCTTCTTGTAATGACTAGAGGCCCATACCCATCCATTCGAATTTCTAGTAATTTGGGCAAATATGCCAAATAATATAAGAGACCTCATTTGAGATTTACATGTTTGagagtttgtttgggattgcgtttaaaaaatagagattttaagtaaaaaaacgctttttggcaaaagcttcatttttaagttcttgcaaaaaatgcattttggcaatttttagaataataaaaaaaagtacttttagaattttttaccaaatatgtcAGCTTTTATTTGGCACGAATTTTTAGGTGataggcctcgtttggttcgcgaaaTGTTTAGTCTAttggaaaatgaatagctattactATGAATAGAATAGTGTAGAATAGGGATCCGAATCCTATCTGGTCCATTTTGGACtaaagaatatccaattaatgaTCAAGATCTCTATCtgtctcattatatatatatatatatatatatatatatatatatatatatatatatatatatattaaaataattaaaaacataataataaaaattaaaaaataaagggatgGCTCACTACTGGGGTCTGGGTGGCTTGGACACCCTAGACGTTTGACCTCCCCACAGGTTTGgcctggtatatatatatatatatatatatatatatatatatatatttcttggtGGGGTGGCATCCACCCCTCAGACCatgagccaccccaaaccgccCTTGGGGTGGCCCGAAAAATCAATATTCTagttttttttgatttggcctttgggggtgctccagccacccccaatggggtgctcggccacccctttattttttatacgtttttaatttttaattatttttaaaaatatataatattttattattattattttttttattaaggggaGAGATGTCCTATTTATGACCTTAGGATCTAAAGAGATCCTGACCATTAACTGGATgttctccagtccaaaatagaCTGGAGATGATCATTTTCAATAGAATatctattcatattccttagtttaGTAACAACACATATACAAAAAttggaattaaatcaaaattacgaaatactacaaaaattacaaccacCCAATcgaccacccattggggtggttggccacccacaaAAGTGGCCGGGGGTGGCCTTGACCACCGCAAAATGCGATGGGGGTGGTCGTACCACCCCCGACCTCTTCTGTGtgtggccaaccaccccaatgggCTGATCACCCCatgggtggtcaagccacccattttatttttcatatttttcatttcttttattttgttttaagtttaaatttttttaaaaaaactatataggtatttttgaaaaatgtattccaTTATTTAAGGATTAACTAAGCCACTCATATTTGAGTAGCTTAGCTAATCCTGTGTGTATGTGATTAATAGTCATATAAGAATAAACTATTCTCAGGAatagtgttaccaaacaaatgaatagttATACCTAAGATTAGTTAGTCTATTTCAAGAGTCTATTTCACAAATTAAACGGagcttaaaagtattttttaagctctctaatgcaatttcaaataggCCCAAAGTAGGTAGATGGAtcagtttaaaatttatttaggcaGGTAAAGTTCATAAAGAATCTCTCACATTACCAATTCATTTGGACAAATAAATAGGGTGAATCCTTATCGTTATCCCTTGGTCCCCTTCCTTTGtttgattaagtttttttttttttttttgtaacactTTGTTTGATAAAGTTCATTTGCACTTGCGACTTGCTCTTtagtgaaagaaagcaaagaaaattgcttttggcggaatgaagtctcagcttcgttctcattgtatatataggcaaagagttacaattgtaatcaagtttgacaaacccaaacttgatacaaactaggagacctaattcaatacaaataagtaaaacaaatacaactagaacactaaagagaagagataagaacaactataaggataatactaaaagataagaacaactataaaacagactctattggttccttaacaGCCCCCCTCAAACGAATGGGAGGGGGAGTAACCATGAGTTTGTCTCTGAGGAAAAGAAATCGAGAGGAGGTAAGGCCCTTTGTAAAGATATCAGCACATTGATCTTGAGTTGGGATGTAGCTAGCACAAAGATCTTTGTGAAGAATTTTCTCACGGATGAAGTGGTAGTCAACTTCTATATGCTTGGTACGAGCATGGTAGATGGGATTAGAAGCTAAAGCAATAGCTCCTATGTTATCACACCAGAGTACAGGAGGATCATGGAGAGAAACTTGCAATTCTTTGAGTAGCATTCGAAGCCATGAGAGTTCAGCAGCTGTAATGGCCATTGCACGATATTCAGCCTCGGTGCTAGATCTCGAGACAACATGCTGCTTCTTGGCATGCCAAGATACTAAGTTGGAGCCGAAGAAAACACAATACCCTGTAGTGGATCTGCGATCAAGAGGATCCCCTGCCCAGTCAGAGTCACAGTATGCCTGAAGTTGAAGAGGACCTGAAGTGAAGTGAAGGCCATGATCTGGTGTGCCTTTGAGATACCTTAGAACTCTTTTAGCAACCTTCATATGTTCTGTAGTTGGACAATGGAGAAATTGACACAATTGATTGACAGTGTAGGCTATGTCAGGTCTTGTGAGTGTGCAGTATTGTAGAGCTCCAATGATATGACGATAGGTTGTGGGATCTGGTAGAGTATCACCATCAAGCTTGGTGAGCTTCTTGCCTGAAGTGCAGGGTGCGACATAGGGCTTTGCTCCAAGCATTTGCACACGATCAAGTAAATCAATAATGTATTTACCTTGATTTAGATGCAAGCCAGTTTTGTCACGAAGGACATGGATGCCTAGGAAGTATGAAAGGCAACCAAGATCTTTCAACTTAAATTCCATTTGAAGGCCGTGGATGAGAGTCTCCATGATAGATGAATCTGTACCTGTTActatgatatcatcaacatatatcagTATATAAATATGAACAGAGCCTTGATGAAGCATAAAAAGAGAGGTATCTACTAAGGATCCAACAAAACCAAGATGGAGAAGAGCTTGTGACAATCTATGAAACCAAGCTCGTGGGGCTTGCTTTAGACCATAGAGAGCCTTTTTGAGCTTACAAACATGATCTGGAAAAGCTGCATCAACAAAACCAGTAGGCTGCTCCATGAGGACTTCTTCATTCAAGTAaccatgaaggaaggcattAGAGACATCCAATTGCTTGAGGGGCCAATTGTAGTGGATTGCTAAGGATAGAAGGATCCGTATAGTGGCTGGTTTTATAACTGGACTGAAGGTTTAAGTGTAGTCAataccatctctttgttggaaaccCTTGGCCACTAGTCTTGCCTTGTATCTTTCAATAGTGCCATCTGATTTTTCCTTTAGCCGAAAAACCCacttattcttgatgatgtttCGATGTGAAGGTCTAGGGCAGAGAGACCAAGTACCATTGTCAACTAAAGCTTGAAGTTCACTTTCCATTGCAGCAAACCATTTAGGCTTAGAAACAGCCTGAGCAAATGTGGTAGGGATAGAAGGCAAGGGTGTAGCATGAAAGGATTTTAGTGGATGCTTGGTTGATTTTAAGGATAGGAATAGCTGATAGTTTGGAAAAGACTTAGGTTTGGAGTTTCCAGTCATAGATCTTGTGACAATATGAGGAGAGGCTGGTTCAGTAGGTGCAGGCAAAAGCTGAAGTAAGGATTGATCTAGGTGGGGGATAGGATCAGGGGTAGGTGGTAGTAATTCGGCAGTAAGGATAGTCAGGGGAGTGTTTATAATAGGTACTTGTGCTGGGGAAGGCAAGGTGATTGGGGGTGAGGTCTGAACAGTATTAGAGTCAGAATTATTCATAGAGTAAAAATGAGAATGATCAAGAACAATACCTATAGGGGAAGGATCTGATCCGTTAGGGGATGAAGATGCTGCTCTATTCTGTGCAGGGAACaccaattcatcaaaaataacatgtctagAGACATATACACGATTGGAGATGGGATCAAGGCACTTGTAACCCTTTTGGTGGGTACAATATCCAAGGAAGATGCATTGTTTGCTTCTGAATGCCAATTTGTGTTTGGCATAGGGTCTTAAGAGAGGAtaacaagcacaaccaaaagtttttaaaaaggtgTAGTCTGGCTCCTTATTGTAGAGTTTGGTGAAAGGACTTGAATTTTGGAGAGTAGGGGTAGGCAATCTATTGATGAGATACACGGCAGTACTAACAGCTTCAACCCAGTATTTAGAAGAAAGGTGGGATTGAGCTAGGAGACTAAGACCAGATTCAATGATAtgcctatgttttctttttgaaactccattttgttgagatgtaTGTGAACATGTGACTCGATGAAGAACACCATGTGTTGACAGAAATTTAGTAAAGTTATGAGAGGTGTATTCACCACCNNNNNNNNNNNNNNNNNNNNNNNNNNNNNNNNNNNNNNNNNNNNNNNNNNNNNNNNNNNNNNNNNNNNNNNNNNNNNNNNNNNNNNNNNNNNNNNNNNNNtaaattttttaaaataaaattttcagtttaaaaaaaatatatatattcgttttttttaaaacaatattcttataaaaaaaattaaaaattttcgtttaaaaactaattttttaaaaaaaaaaataaaattgttcttttgaaattaaattttttttaaaatttataagtgtatttttgtcttattaagaaatatataaaggcattttgatcttttcgTTAGTCTTGAGGGGATATTAgcaatgttttagtagtttagagagaacattgttacaattaaaagtttgaggacattgtcaattgggtagtaGTTTAAGGAGGTTATGTGAACTTTactcaaaatttaatttgttggtgAGCCTATAGTTTAATAGTATTTTAAATTTACCAAGAAACATTCAAGGAATGATGTATCGTGAATATAACAtttgtaggaaaaaaaattttgattttttttttttttaaaagaaaaacaagtatatatattatagctTATACCTAACAACTATCATATGATAGATGATTGTTGGCACAAGTTTGTAGAGTTTTAATCAGGCCCATTAGAATATACTTTGGGCCCAATGAGTAGACTTGTGTTGATTCATGGTGCTATGGGTAATAAAATGGGTCATTTTCAAGCAGCCCAGTGGACATGTTTTGGGCTCAAACCCACTTAACATTGGTTCTCTTGGTGCTTTCCCCTTCTTTTCTCATAAACACAGCTGATTGCCTATGCATATTTTGGCGAGTAATGGTGGACATTCATTCTTGTGTTTTTTCGTATTctttaaaattgatataacttttaaaattgttattgaatttgtaataaattattattgaatttttgatcaaataataattttaaaagttatatcaattTTTGAGAGACATGGAAATGAtgtttagcattactctatttcGGTGATCTTTTTACTTGCCCTCTAGGCTTCTTCTTGTAATGACTAGAGGCCCATACCCATCCATTcgaatttttagtaatttgggCAAATATGCCAAATAATATAAGAGACCCCATTTGAGATTTACATGTTTGagagtttgtttgggattgcgtttaaaaaatagagattttaagtaaaaaaacgctttttggcaaaagcttcatttttaagtttttgcaaaaaatgcattttggcaatttttagaataataaaaaaaaggtacttttagaattttttaccaaatatgtcAGCTTTTATTTGGCACGAATTTTTAGGTGataggcctcgtttggttcgcgaaaTGTTTAGtctattaaaaaatgaatagttattactaTGAATAGAATAGTGTAGAATAGGGATCCAGATCCTATCTGGTCCATTTTGGACtaaagaatatccaattaatgaTCAAGATCTCTAATCtgtctcattatatatatatatatattaaaaataattaaaaaacaaaataataaaaaattaaaaaataaagggatgGCCGGTCACCCCAATTGGGGCTGGgagtggcttcagccaccctaGACGccggtttcggccacccccatggccctttgGGGTTTGGcccggtatatatatatatatttggctcttggcgggggtggccgatccacccccaagggccatgagccaccccaaaccggcCCTTGGAGGTGGCNNNNNNNNNNNNNNNNNNNNNNNNNNNNNNNNNNNNNNNNNNNNNNNNNNNNNNNNNNNNNNNNNNNNNNNNNNNNNNNNNNNNNNNNNNNNNNNNNNNNGAGAGAAACTTGCAATTCTTTGAGTAGCATTCGAAGCCATGAGAATTCAGCAGCTGTAATGGCCATTGCACGATATTCAGCCTCGGTGCTAGATCTCGAGACAACAGGCTGCTTCTTGGCATGCCAAGATACTAAGTTGGATCCGAAGAAAACACAATACCCTGTAGTGGATCTGCGATCAAGAGGATCCCCTGCCCAGTCAGAGTCACAGTATGCCTGAAGTTGAAGAGGACCTGAAGTGAAGTGAAGGCCATGATCTGGTGTGCCTTTGAGATACCTTAGAACTCTTTTAGCAGCCTTCATATGTTCTGTAGTTGGACAATGGAGAAATTGACACAATTGATTGACAATGTAGGCTATGTCAGGTCTTGTGAGTGTGCAGTATTGTAGAGCTCCAATGATATGACGATAGGTTGTGGGATCTGGTAGAGTATCACCATCAAGCTTGGTGAGCTTCTTGCCTGAAGTGCAGGGTGCGGCATAGG
This genomic interval from Corylus avellana chromosome ca3, CavTom2PMs-1.0 contains the following:
- the LOC132174289 gene encoding uncharacterized mitochondrial protein AtMg00810-like, coding for MEQPTGFVDAAFPDHVCKLKKALYGLKQAPRAWFHRLSQALLHLGFVGSLVDTSLFMLHQGSVHIYILIYVDDIIVTGTDSSIMETLIHGLQMEFKLKDLGCLSYFLGIHVLRDKTGLHLNQGKYIIDLLDRVQMLGAKPYVAPCTSGKKLTKLDGDTLPDPTTYRHIIGALQYCTLTRPDIAYTVNQLCQFLHCPTTEHMKVAKRVLRYLKGTPDHGLHFTSGPLQLQAYCDSDWAGDPLDRRSTTGYCVFFGSNLVSWHAKKQHVVSRSSTEAEYRAMAITAAELSWLRMLLKELQVSLHDPPVLWCDNIGAIALASNPIYHARTKHIEVDYHFIREKILHKDLCASYIPTQDQCADIFTKGLTSSRFLFLRDKLMVTPPPIRLRGAVKEPIEIS